Proteins encoded by one window of Halobaculum halobium:
- a CDS encoding amidohydrolase has protein sequence MTEPADLVVTNAEVHTLADPDETVDAFAVRDGRIVRLGTTYDVEFLAGADTTTIDAGGRIALPGLIDAHTHLLNAGRSLVHADLSAADSPDEAVELLRERAEEVEGGEWVLGFGYDESTWGESRYLTREDLHAVSESLPVVAFREDMHVASVNDPVFDRLREEMPADDVHTAGPNDEPTGVIVEEAVDPVYEAIEPGAAEAERLVRAAQATANERGVTMVHDMVRQSKAPQVYRDLDRAGELTLRVRINYWADHLDSLIDAGLRTNHGSDMVRTGAVKSYTDGTFGGRTAKLHEPYADAPDETGTWVLGPDEIDELVARADDHGFQVTLHAIGDAAVDAVLDAYEDTDAPGDSRHRIEHSELASDEAIDRMADMGVVASVQPNFHKWGFEGGLYEDRLGDRRTDANRLPAYLDAGAPLAFGSDCMPLNPLLGVHYAVNAPSEDQSLGVTDALRAYTAGAAYAGFDENRLGTIEAGYRADFVLLDDSPWEEADRIDEIGVALTAVDGDVVYDDR, from the coding sequence ATGACCGAACCCGCGGACCTCGTCGTCACGAACGCCGAGGTGCACACGCTGGCCGACCCCGACGAGACGGTCGACGCCTTCGCCGTCCGCGACGGCCGGATCGTCCGCCTCGGCACGACGTACGACGTGGAGTTCCTCGCCGGCGCCGACACGACAACGATCGACGCGGGCGGACGCATCGCGCTCCCCGGACTGATCGACGCGCACACGCACCTCCTCAACGCCGGCCGGTCGCTCGTTCACGCCGACCTTTCGGCGGCCGACTCCCCGGACGAGGCGGTCGAGTTGCTGCGCGAACGCGCCGAGGAGGTCGAGGGCGGCGAGTGGGTGCTCGGCTTCGGATACGACGAGTCGACGTGGGGCGAGTCGCGATACCTCACGCGCGAGGACCTCCACGCAGTGAGCGAGTCGCTCCCCGTTGTCGCCTTCCGGGAGGACATGCACGTCGCCAGCGTCAACGACCCGGTGTTCGACCGCCTCCGCGAGGAGATGCCGGCTGACGACGTCCACACGGCGGGTCCGAACGACGAGCCCACCGGCGTGATCGTCGAGGAGGCCGTCGACCCCGTCTACGAGGCGATCGAACCCGGCGCCGCCGAGGCCGAGCGGCTGGTCCGCGCCGCGCAGGCGACCGCCAACGAGCGCGGGGTCACGATGGTCCACGACATGGTCCGCCAGTCGAAGGCGCCGCAGGTGTACCGCGACCTCGACCGTGCGGGCGAGCTCACGCTGCGCGTGCGGATCAACTACTGGGCCGACCACCTCGACTCGCTCATCGACGCCGGCCTTCGAACGAACCACGGCAGCGACATGGTCCGGACCGGCGCGGTGAAGTCCTACACCGACGGCACCTTCGGCGGACGGACGGCGAAGCTCCACGAGCCGTACGCCGACGCCCCCGACGAGACGGGCACGTGGGTGCTCGGTCCCGACGAGATCGACGAACTCGTCGCCCGCGCGGACGATCACGGCTTCCAGGTGACGCTGCACGCCATCGGCGACGCGGCGGTCGACGCGGTGCTCGACGCGTACGAGGACACCGACGCTCCCGGCGACTCCCGACACCGGATCGAACACTCCGAGCTCGCCAGCGACGAGGCGATCGACCGGATGGCCGACATGGGCGTCGTCGCCTCCGTGCAGCCCAATTTCCACAAGTGGGGGTTCGAGGGCGGTCTCTACGAGGATCGCCTCGGCGACCGCAGAACCGACGCGAACCGCCTCCCGGCGTATCTCGACGCCGGCGCCCCACTGGCGTTCGGCAGCGACTGCATGCCGCTGAACCCGCTACTGGGCGTTCACTACGCGGTCAACGCCCCCAGCGAGGATCAGTCGCTCGGCGTGACTGATGCCCTCCGGGCGTACACGGCGGGAGCGGCGTACGCCGGGTTCGACGAGAACCGACTCGGGACGATCGAGGCGGGGTACCGCGCGGACTTCGTCCTGCTCGACGACTCGCCCTGGGAAGAGGCCGACCGGATTGACGAGATCGGCGTCGCGCTGACTGCAGTCGACGGCGACGTGGTGTACGACGACCGGTAG
- a CDS encoding winged helix-turn-helix domain-containing protein, with the protein MSRSAEEAIDRAGEADLDPAEAFALLGNETRIDILQSLHEATIERDDDRPVAFSELYDRTGLDDSAHFNYHLKQLLDHFVRKVECGDPDDGQAGSDDSTGSDDCVEGYEFRTPGWKVVRSVFAGTFTGRSEVGPFDAPGACYECGGDLVATYANELLTIACSECGRTPVNYSFPPGGLADRTPEEFLDAFHHHVRHHYCLAADGVCPECMGRMETSVAADTAVPGQEIAVRHVCGRCDNRLTSAVGVNLLDSAPVLTFFSERGVDLTTEPFWTHPWTVSDVHTTVVSEEPLRARLDLPCGGDVLSVTVDETLDLLDVERRD; encoded by the coding sequence ATGAGCAGATCCGCGGAGGAGGCTATCGATCGGGCGGGCGAGGCGGACCTCGATCCGGCCGAGGCGTTCGCCCTCCTCGGCAACGAGACTCGCATCGACATCCTCCAGTCGCTGCACGAGGCGACGATCGAGCGCGACGACGACCGACCGGTCGCGTTCTCAGAACTGTACGACCGCACCGGCCTGGACGACAGCGCGCACTTCAACTACCACCTCAAGCAACTCCTCGATCACTTCGTCCGGAAAGTCGAGTGCGGCGACCCCGACGACGGCCAAGCCGGATCGGACGACAGCACGGGTTCCGACGACTGCGTCGAGGGATACGAATTCCGCACCCCGGGCTGGAAGGTCGTGCGCTCGGTGTTCGCGGGCACGTTCACCGGGCGAAGCGAGGTGGGGCCGTTCGACGCGCCCGGCGCCTGCTACGAGTGCGGCGGCGACCTGGTGGCGACGTACGCGAACGAGTTGCTGACGATCGCCTGCAGTGAGTGCGGACGGACGCCGGTCAACTACTCGTTCCCGCCGGGGGGGCTCGCCGACCGCACTCCCGAGGAGTTCCTCGACGCGTTCCACCACCACGTCCGCCACCACTACTGCCTCGCGGCCGACGGCGTCTGCCCGGAGTGCATGGGCCGCATGGAGACGAGCGTCGCGGCCGACACCGCGGTTCCCGGCCAGGAGATCGCGGTGCGACACGTGTGCGGTCGCTGCGACAACCGACTCACCTCCGCGGTCGGCGTGAACCTCCTCGATTCCGCTCCGGTGCTCACGTTCTTCTCCGAGCGCGGCGTCGACCTCACGACCGAGCCGTTCTGGACGCATCCCTGGACCGTCAGCGACGTGCACACGACCGTCGTGAGCGAGGAGCCGCTGCGCGCCCGGCTCGACCTGCCCTGCGGTGGCGACGTGCTCTCGGTAACGGTCGACGAAACGCTCGATCTCCTCGACGTGGAACGACGGGACTGA
- a CDS encoding HIT family protein, with translation MDQVFAPWRIEWVERDDGAAIDGCPFCVLPERDDDRASRIVARSERAFALLNNYPYNPGHVMVIPRVHEGGFTALDDDDLLDHARLKQRTMRALDDALGPDGLNTGMNLGGSAAGGSIDDHLHTHVVPRWEGDTNFMPVVSDTKVIVEALDDTWERLRDAFAEQEGARVAGDDDAVRFSVE, from the coding sequence ATGGATCAGGTGTTCGCGCCGTGGCGGATCGAGTGGGTCGAACGCGACGACGGGGCCGCGATCGACGGCTGTCCGTTCTGCGTGCTCCCCGAACGAGACGACGACCGCGCCTCGCGCATCGTCGCCCGCAGCGAGCGCGCGTTCGCCCTGCTCAACAACTACCCGTACAACCCGGGGCACGTGATGGTTATCCCCCGCGTTCACGAGGGGGGGTTCACCGCGCTCGACGACGACGACCTGCTGGATCACGCCCGGCTGAAACAGCGGACGATGCGCGCGCTCGACGACGCCCTCGGCCCCGACGGACTCAACACCGGGATGAACCTCGGCGGAAGCGCCGCCGGCGGCTCCATCGACGACCACCTCCACACCCACGTCGTCCCGCGGTGGGAGGGCGACACGAACTTCATGCCGGTCGTCTCCGATACGAAGGTGATCGTCGAGGCGCTGGATGACACCTGGGAACGCCTCCGCGACGCCTTCGCCGAGCAAGAGGGCGCGCGCGTCGCCGGCGACGACGACGCGGTGCGCTTCTCCGTCGAGTAG
- the map gene encoding type II methionyl aminopeptidase, with the protein MSALDEDVLAKYREAGEILTTVMGETRELVEPGATHLEVAEYAEERIREEGAGLAFPVNISIDEEASHATPERDGETEFGEDVVCLDIGVHVDGYIADSAVTVDLAGETELVEAAEQALEAAVDAAGPGVPVGEIGAEIEDVIEAYDYTPVYNLSGHGVERFDAHTGPSVPNRGVDRSVELEPGQVVAIEPFATTGRGKVGEGSQEEIFELTQDVSVRNRAARQALEQVREFDGLPFAARWLDSSRTEMALRRLSQQGAVKGYPVLKEQNDELVSQAEHTLVVTEDGIEVTTAGLFG; encoded by the coding sequence ATGAGTGCCCTCGACGAGGACGTGCTGGCGAAGTACCGCGAGGCGGGCGAGATCCTGACGACGGTGATGGGCGAGACCCGCGAACTGGTCGAGCCGGGCGCGACGCATCTGGAGGTCGCCGAGTACGCTGAGGAGCGCATCCGCGAGGAGGGCGCCGGGCTCGCGTTCCCTGTGAACATCTCGATCGACGAGGAGGCGAGCCACGCGACGCCCGAGCGCGACGGCGAGACGGAGTTCGGCGAGGACGTCGTCTGTCTCGACATCGGCGTCCACGTCGACGGGTACATCGCCGACTCCGCGGTGACGGTCGACCTCGCGGGGGAGACGGAACTGGTCGAGGCCGCCGAACAGGCGCTGGAGGCGGCCGTCGACGCCGCGGGACCGGGGGTTCCGGTCGGCGAGATCGGCGCGGAGATCGAGGACGTGATCGAAGCGTACGACTACACGCCGGTGTACAACCTCTCGGGCCACGGCGTCGAGCGCTTCGACGCCCACACCGGCCCAAGCGTGCCCAATCGCGGCGTCGACCGATCGGTCGAGTTGGAGCCGGGGCAGGTCGTCGCCATCGAGCCGTTCGCCACCACCGGCCGCGGGAAGGTCGGCGAGGGCAGCCAGGAGGAGATCTTCGAGTTGACCCAGGACGTGTCGGTGCGCAACCGCGCGGCCCGACAGGCGCTCGAACAGGTCCGGGAGTTCGACGGGCTCCCCTTCGCCGCCCGCTGGCTCGACTCCTCGCGCACCGAGATGGCGCTGCGGCGGCTTTCCCAGCAGGGCGCTGTCAAAGGGTATCCGGTGCTGAAAGAGCAGAACGACGAGTTGGTCAGCCAGGCGGAGCACACGCTCGTCGTCACCGAGGACGGGATCGAGGTGACGACGGCAGGGCTGTTCGGCTGA
- a CDS encoding nucleoside phosphorylase — protein sequence MANQPHLLVDEGDVHEIALIPGNPDRVDRIADHCDESELVAENREYRVVNATYDGVDLTICSTGIGCPSAAIAIEELCNVGVETVIRVGTCGGLQTDVEIGDMVVATGAAKEEGTSKRYENEVYPAVPDYDTLTALVDAAEANDEDVHVGPIVSDDAFYNESDEYVADWEDAGLLAIEMEASAVFSLARRRGMNAGAICTADGNLVAGTQKGADSEDELPEKAKDNVGRAIDIALDAVASL from the coding sequence ATGGCAAACCAGCCCCACCTGCTCGTCGACGAGGGCGACGTCCACGAGATCGCACTCATCCCGGGCAACCCCGACCGCGTCGACCGCATCGCCGACCACTGCGACGAGTCGGAACTCGTCGCCGAGAACCGCGAATACCGCGTCGTCAACGCCACCTACGACGGCGTCGATCTCACGATCTGCTCGACGGGTATCGGCTGCCCCTCCGCCGCCATCGCCATCGAGGAGCTCTGCAACGTCGGCGTCGAGACGGTGATCCGCGTCGGCACCTGCGGCGGGCTTCAGACCGACGTGGAGATCGGCGACATGGTCGTCGCCACCGGCGCCGCGAAAGAAGAGGGGACGAGCAAACGCTACGAGAACGAAGTCTACCCGGCGGTGCCCGACTACGACACGCTCACGGCCCTGGTCGACGCGGCGGAGGCCAACGACGAGGACGTGCACGTGGGGCCGATCGTCTCCGACGACGCGTTCTACAACGAGTCCGACGAGTACGTCGCCGACTGGGAGGACGCCGGGTTGCTCGCCATCGAGATGGAGGCGTCGGCCGTCTTCTCGCTGGCGCGTCGCCGCGGCATGAACGCCGGCGCCATCTGCACCGCCGACGGCAACCTCGTCGCCGGCACTCAGAAGGGCGCCGACTCCGAGGACGAACTGCCGGAGAAGGCGAAAGACAACGTCGGCCGCGCGATCGACATCGCGCTCGACGCCGTCGCATCGCTGTAG
- a CDS encoding DICT sensory domain-containing protein: protein MRRRSLLAVSREIEDRAHRVGTGTLRASFQRFSAFRPQVGVYSYLAADTDLSVHVHGVDDWDVPPIPGVRYHAVDDELERFWVLAFDGGDEGQACGLVAREDSDGYTGFWTDDAAIVAEIAAAVTAA from the coding sequence ATGCGCCGGCGCTCGCTGCTCGCGGTGAGCCGCGAGATCGAGGACCGGGCCCATCGGGTCGGGACCGGCACGCTCCGCGCGAGCTTTCAGCGGTTCTCTGCGTTCCGGCCGCAGGTCGGCGTGTACAGCTATCTCGCGGCCGACACCGACCTGTCCGTTCACGTCCACGGCGTCGACGACTGGGACGTGCCGCCGATACCGGGAGTTCGGTACCACGCGGTCGACGACGAACTCGAACGGTTCTGGGTCCTCGCGTTCGACGGCGGCGACGAGGGACAGGCCTGCGGGCTCGTCGCTCGGGAGGACTCCGACGGCTACACCGGCTTCTGGACGGACGACGCTGCGATAGTCGCCGAGATCGCGGCCGCGGTGACCGCGGCGTGA
- a CDS encoding ubiquitin-like small modifier protein 1, translated as MNWKLFADLAEAAGESEPTVEAEDTATVGEALDALLDTHPALAARVLDEDGDLRGHINILRNGQDVRKAEGLDTPVDAGDELALFPPVSGG; from the coding sequence ATGAACTGGAAGCTGTTTGCCGACCTCGCAGAGGCGGCCGGCGAGTCGGAGCCGACCGTCGAGGCGGAGGACACCGCGACAGTCGGGGAGGCGCTGGATGCGCTGTTGGACACACACCCCGCGCTCGCGGCTCGCGTGCTCGACGAGGACGGCGACCTCAGAGGGCACATCAACATCCTTCGAAACGGGCAGGACGTTCGGAAGGCGGAGGGACTCGACACGCCGGTCGACGCCGGCGACGAACTCGCGCTGTTCCCGCCAGTCAGCGGCGGGTAA
- a CDS encoding zinc ribbon domain-containing protein — protein sequence MSYCPSCGSRLVTRTPFGSGIPRRVCPECPGGDER from the coding sequence GTGAGCTACTGCCCGAGCTGCGGCTCCCGACTCGTTACACGGACGCCGTTTGGCAGCGGGATCCCGCGCCGCGTCTGTCCCGAGTGTCCTGGAGGTGACGAACGGTGA
- a CDS encoding DNA cytosine methyltransferase encodes MGDIDESGGSHLTAVDLFCGAGGFSHGLALECENLGYDVRLIAVNHDDDAIATHKRNHPWAEHHNAKVEELHPPKVVGDDDVDLLVAGPECTHFSRAHGSQPVSEQRRASPWHVVDWVQKTQPEAVLVENVPELKSWGPIDDDGKPTRNGETFEAWVDVIHSLGYSVDYDVLNAADYGDTTSRRRLFVVARRGGRATHPEPTHAESPGEDRDPWRSAAEVIDWSDRGSSIWTRSRPLSNNTMQRIAQGIRDHCDDDLADYADVVAGIGPDDIERMQEDVVSVDDLPDALDERDEPFLVSATASAATDGGTRMVMGQQSNARALDADTEPVPTIATRGAVHFIEAQPLKPRNLPARGLHSNATYEADDRPLHTVTASNHDGHLVSPFLVEYYGNSDTAPVDEPLPTVTTKDRHALCVPNLSPLGLGLRYRMLQPRELAAAQGFPSDYEFVGDTKASRTAQIGNAVPVNLARALVNEALTSTAPSLNSYGSPEEAPADD; translated from the coding sequence ATGGGCGATATAGACGAATCTGGAGGTTCTCACCTGACCGCCGTGGACCTGTTCTGCGGCGCTGGAGGATTCAGCCACGGGCTCGCACTCGAATGCGAAAATCTCGGCTACGACGTGCGACTGATCGCCGTCAACCACGACGACGACGCGATCGCGACGCACAAGCGGAACCACCCGTGGGCCGAGCATCACAACGCGAAAGTCGAGGAGCTGCACCCGCCGAAGGTCGTTGGTGACGACGACGTGGACCTGCTCGTCGCCGGCCCGGAGTGTACGCACTTCAGCAGAGCCCACGGATCGCAACCCGTCTCCGAACAGCGCCGCGCGAGCCCGTGGCACGTCGTCGACTGGGTTCAGAAGACGCAACCCGAGGCGGTCCTCGTCGAGAACGTCCCGGAACTGAAGTCGTGGGGACCGATCGACGACGACGGGAAGCCGACGCGAAACGGCGAGACGTTCGAGGCGTGGGTCGACGTGATCCACTCGCTCGGCTACTCGGTCGACTACGACGTGCTGAACGCCGCCGACTACGGCGACACGACTTCGCGGCGTCGGCTGTTCGTCGTCGCCCGCCGTGGCGGTCGTGCTACCCACCCGGAACCAACACACGCGGAGTCGCCCGGCGAGGACCGCGATCCGTGGCGGTCGGCCGCTGAAGTGATCGACTGGAGCGACCGCGGATCGTCCATCTGGACGCGCTCGCGGCCACTCTCGAACAACACGATGCAGCGGATCGCACAGGGTATCCGCGACCACTGTGACGACGACCTCGCCGACTACGCGGACGTGGTCGCCGGGATCGGCCCCGACGACATCGAACGGATGCAGGAGGATGTCGTTTCGGTCGACGACCTACCCGACGCGCTCGACGAACGCGACGAGCCGTTTCTCGTGTCCGCGACGGCGTCCGCGGCGACCGACGGCGGAACTCGGATGGTGATGGGCCAGCAGTCGAACGCCCGTGCTCTCGACGCCGACACGGAGCCGGTGCCGACGATCGCGACGCGCGGCGCCGTTCACTTCATCGAAGCGCAGCCGTTGAAGCCGCGGAACCTGCCGGCTCGCGGGCTTCACTCGAACGCGACCTACGAGGCAGACGACCGGCCGCTTCACACGGTGACGGCAAGCAACCACGACGGGCACCTGGTCTCGCCGTTCCTCGTCGAATACTACGGGAACAGCGACACGGCACCCGTCGACGAGCCGTTGCCGACGGTGACGACGAAGGATCGGCACGCGCTGTGCGTTCCGAACCTCTCACCGCTGGGGCTCGGGCTCCGGTACCGGATGCTCCAGCCGCGGGAACTCGCCGCGGCACAGGGCTTCCCGAGCGACTACGAGTTTGTCGGCGACACGAAGGCGTCGAGGACGGCACAGATCGGGAACGCTGTCCCCGTGAACCTTGCCCGGGCACTGGTCAACGAGGCCCTCACGTCGACGGCCCCGAGTCTGAACAGCTACGGCAGTCCCGAGGAGGCTCCGGCGGATGACTGA